Proteins from a genomic interval of Xylocopa sonorina isolate GNS202 chromosome 6, iyXylSono1_principal, whole genome shotgun sequence:
- the LOC143424654 gene encoding diacylglycerol kinase eta isoform X4, protein MSPKQQRARSRFKVITPFRSLVLCGESRQKMEDWLNALRAVTKNRSQTDSGIAEMLSGNHQWYATSHARPTYCNICRDALYGVTSHGLSCEICKYKVHKQCSIKAINNCKWTTLASIGKDIIEDQDGNITMPHQWMEGNLPVSSKCSVCDKTCGSVLRLQDWRCLWCRATVHTACRPAISVKCPLGPAKLSVVPPTALHSIGSDEAWEATRPTGCSPLLVFVNSKSGDNQGVKFLRRFKQLLNPAQVFDLIKGGPGPGLRLFRHFDPFRILVCSGDGSVGWVLSEIDRLGMHKQCQVGVLPLGTGNDLARVLGWGSSCDDDAHLPQLLEKYEKAGTKMLDRWSIMTFERSISLPCHKTVLSRSNTTLKSNIAHQYENNVITHITNILQSDQENVVLSSIKILCGTVKDFATYIMENINSEDQEVKEKCKSLQKQLDLFLQILHKEEGFLTEHVEDDIDDIVLNTEISVLSDNYEKGVLEKPEKDITNLKKVQRRKQLIEKETVISRANSLKKTVRKLVEYSELVMDDQIDVNTKQDTKMANTNISIDDSTVLNSILKKYTSDKKQQLDIPGLKVDHVESLSVGPLIESVKSTDDSTCTSPTPNVASLSPIPDLRRDSQPEELLTLPAPDGFADSRRNSENLPQGPFNFHVPTTHFMFMDNEQEAETPVSNDQQISDSNAEVSSEFHVSVTRTTFDTSSPSEDGTTQDISSDIDSIQSPEHEQRLENRAKIETTRACIGSDVFDSEIRHIDSPDNSEMITSEIQNSESLMGQDLTSTMNGEEYDSVREYLENELENTDITNETAKRSFKRPTRNSTVVEIENKIKYKMGSSGQNVNEVNKIKDSQDGKASDLLSPVCCFTVSSDTTPTNEKPNNFPPTISVIINPPSPSMSIESQHDSDAEYKMSPYLRRHMGESMEKLSVELPESGFSPQATRRISSGSLLKASEVVSLAATAARFGGSNASLRHERIKSVDKTEDTKKLPIINPMVQLPMWPNISGGTGLISQALLANADALCAAVSPLMDPDETLMEGYFERCVMNNYFGIGIDAKISLDFHHKREEHPEKCRSRAKNYMWYGVLGSKQWLQKTYKNLEQRVQLECDGQRIPLPSLQGIVVLNIPSFMGGTNFWGGTKEGDLFLAPSFDDRILEVVAVFGSVQMAASRLINLQHHRIAQCQTVQINILGDEGVPIQVDGEAWIQPPGIIRIIHKNRMQMLYRNRALETSLKTWEEKQRNMLNAISQSASTLSNTQLQSQPKPVQVHSKPSHLNDEEMYILLGFIETVTTLVKWVKLLIISHPSLEPDLYQVAARTADALEQVHPDGKILQGTNLRPVVTELVSSARQLYEDSCELLRDKAYNLKLREDLENKLSFSLASMEQELKKCTFDEGGTGLVYFQHLPSDDQFRRSGANSGAHPARDQVTTWGVQEVCSWLENLQLGEYTDKFISHDIRGRELLSLARRDLKELGITKVGHVKRILQAINDLNN, encoded by the exons ATGTCACCAAAGCAACAGAGAGCCCGTTCTCGATTCAAG gtGATAACTCCATTTCGATCACTGGTTCTCTGTGGCGAAAGTAGACAAAAAATGGAAGATTGGTTGAACGCATTAAGGGCAGTAACAAAGAATCGTTCTCAAACAGACTCTGGAATTGCAGAAATGCTTAGCGGTAATCATCAATGGTATGCGACAAGTCATGCAAGACCAACTTACTGTAATATCTGTAGAGATGCTCTTTATG GTGTTACTTCTCATGGTTTGAGTTGTGAAATCTGTAAATATAAAGTTCACAAACAATGTAGCATAAAAGCAATAAATAATTGCAAATGGACCACATTGGCATCTATTGGCAAGGACATTATTGAAGACCAAGATGGG aacattactatGCCTCATCAATGGATGGAAGGCAATTTACCAGTATCCTCAAAATGTTCTGTATGTGACAAAACTTGTGGCTCTGTACTCAG GCTTCAGGATTGGAGATGTTTATGGTGCAGAGCCACAGTACACACAGCATGTAGACCTGCCATAAGTGTTAAATGTCCATTAGGACCAGCTAAATTGAGTGTAGTTCCTCCTACAGCACTGCATAGTATAG GTAGTGATGAAGCTTGGGAAGCTACTAGACCTACTGGGTGTAGCCCACTTTTAGTATTTGTAAATAGTAAATCTGGTGACAATCAAGGCGTTAAATTTCTTAGGAGATTTAAACAATTATTAAATCCAGCACAAGTATTTGATCTTATAAAAGGAGGACCTGGACCAGG GTTGAGATTGTTTCGTCATTTTGATCCATTTCGAATATTGGTATGCAGTGGAGATGGATCCGTTGGTTGGGTTCTTTCTGAAATTGATCGTTTAGGAATGCAT AAGCAGTGTCAGGTTGGAGTCCTACCATTAGGAACAGGAAATGATCTAGCACGTGTATTAGGTTGGGGATCTTCTTGTGATGACGACGCTCATTTGCCTCAGTTATTAGAGAAGTACGAAAAAGCAGGCACAAAAATGCTTGATCGATGGAGTATTATGACTTTTGAACGTAGCATATCTTTGCCATGTCACAAAACTGTTTTAAGTCGCTCTAATACTACATTAAAATCCAACATTGCCCATCAATATGAGAATAATGTTATTACTCATATAACAAACATTTTACAATCGGATCAGGAAAATGTAGTTTTATCTAGTATTAA AATTTTATGTGGTACAGTAAAGGATTTTGCAACATATATAATGGAAAATATAAACTCAGAGGACCAAGAAGTGAAAGAAAAATGTAAAAGTCTTCAAAAACAGCTTGATTTGTTTTTACAAATATTGCATAAAGAAGAAGGATTTTTAACTGAGCACGTAGAAGATGATATTGATGATATTGTACTAAATACTGAAATTTCTGTTTTATCTGACAATTATGAAAAAGGAGTATTGGAAAAACCAGAAAAAGACATAACAAACTTAAAAAAGGTCCAAAGGAGGAAACAGCTTATTGAGAAAGAAACTGTAATATCAAG AGCAAACAGTTTGAAAAAAACAGTGAGAAAACTTGTGGAATATTCTGAACTAGTTATGGATGATCAGATTGATGTAAACACAAAACAGGATACTAAAATGGCAAATACTAATATTTCAATAGATGACAGTACTGTATTAAATTCAATATTAA AAAAATATACTTCAGATAAAAAGCAACAATTAGATATTCCTGGTTTAAAAGTGGACCACGTTGAAAGTTTATCTGTTGGACCATTAATAGAATCTGTGAAAAGTACAGATGATTCAACATGTACTAGCCCTACACCTAATGTAGCATCTCTAAGTCCTATACCTGATCTTAGAAGAGATTCTCAACCTGAAGAGTTACTAACATTACCTGCTCCTGATGGTTTTGCTGACAGTAGGCGAAACAGTGAAAATTTGCCACAAGG TCCATTTAACTTTCACGTGCCTACAACTCACTTTATGTTTATGGATAATGAGCAAGAAGCAGAGACTCCTGTATCTAATGACCAACAAATATCTGATTCTAATGCCGAAGTTTCTTCAGAATTTCATGTCAGTGTTACAAGGACTACATTCGATACGAGTTCACCTTCTGAAGATGGAACCACCCAAGATATCTCTTCTGATATAGATTCAATCCAATCACCAGAGCATGAACAAAGACTTGAAAATAGAGCTAAAATAGAAACAACTAGAG CATGTATAGGTAGTGATGTATTTGACTCTGAAATTAGACACATTGATTCTCCTGACAATTCAGAAATGATCACAAGTGAAATACAGAATTCTGAAAGTTTAATGGGACAAGATCTGACTAGTACAATGAATGGAGAAGAATATGATTCTGTAAGAGAGTATTTAGAAAATGAATTAGAAAATACTGATATTACTAATGAAACTGCTAAACGATCATTTAAAAGACCAACAAGAAATTCTACCGTTGTAGAGATTGaa AATAAAATCAAGTACAAAATGGGATCATCTggacagaatgtaaatgaagtTAATAAAATTAAAGATTCTCAGGATGGCAAAGCATCTGATTTGCTAAGTCCTGTATGTTGTTTTACCGTTTCTTCGGATACTACTCCAACAAATGAAAAGCCTAATAATTTTCCACCTACCATAAGTGTTATAATTAATCCCCCTAGTCCATCAATGTCGATTGAAAGCCAACATGATTCAGATGCAGAATATAAAATGAGTCCTTACTTAAGACGACACATGGGTGAAAGTATGGAAAAAT TAAGTGTAGAGCTACCGGAATCAGGTTTTTCTCCTCAAGCCACTCGTCGAATTAGCAGTGGAAGTTTGTTGAAAGCATCAGAAGTTGTTTCTTTAGCTGCTACAGCTGCAAGATTTGGCGGTTCTAATGCAAGTTTGCGTCATGAGAGAATAAAATCAGTGGACAAGACAGAAGATACCAAAAAACTTCCAATTATTAATCCAATGGTTCAGTTGCCCATGTGGCCAA ATATCAGTGGTGGAACAGGACTTATCAGTCAAGCTTTACTTGCAAATGCAGATGCACTTTGTGCTGCAGTATCACCATTAATGGACCCTGATGAAACTTTAAt GGAAGGTTACTTCGAACGCTGCGTTATGAATAATTATTTTGGAATTGGCATAGATGCAAAGATTAGTCTAGATTTTCATCATAAAAGAGAAGAACATCCCGAAAAATGTCGATCACGAGCGAAAAATTACATGTGGTACGGCGTATTAGGATCAAAACAGTGGTTACAAAAGACATATAAAAATCTTGAACAAAGAGTACAGTTAGAATGTGATGGTCAACGAATACCATTACCTTCTTTGCAGGGGATTGTTGTATTAAACATTCCAAG CTTTATGGGTGGTACAAATTTTTGGGGAGGCACAAAAGAAGGAGATTTGTTTTTAGCACCGTCATTCGACGATCGTATATTGGAAGTGGTAGCTGTGTTTGGTTCTGTTCAAATGGCTGCGTCGCGACTTATTAATCTACAACACCATAGAATTGCCCAATGTCAAACAGTTCAGATTAATATTTTGGGTGATGAAGGAGTACCTATACAAGTTGATGGTGAAGCTTGGATTCAACCACCTGGTATTATACGCATTATACACAAGAATCGTATGCAAATGCTCTACAGAAATAGG GCACTCGAAACATCGTTGAAGACATGGGAGGAAAAGCAACGCAATATGCTAAATGCAATATCTCAATCAGCGTCTACTTTAAGTAATACACAGTTGCAATCACAACCCAAACCTGTGCAGGTGCATAGTAAGCCATCACATTTGAACGATGAAGAGATGTATATTTTACTAGGATTTATTGAAACTGTTACAACTTTAGTCAAATGGGTTAAACTTCTTATTATATCACACCCAAGTTTGGAACCAGATTTGTATCAAGTTGCTGCACGAACAGCTGACGCACTTGAACAAGTTCATCCGGATGGAAAAATTTTACAAGGA ACCAATTTGAGACCAGTCGTGACAGAGCTGGTGTCCAGTGCAAGACAACTTTACGAAGACTCATGTGAATTACTTAGAGATAAAGCATATAACTTA AAGTTACGGGAAGACTTAGAAAATAAGTTATCTTTTTCATTGGCTAGTATGGAACAAGAATTAAAAAAATGCACATTTGATGAAGGAGGGACAGGTTTAGTATACTTCCAACATTTGCCATCAGATGATCAG TTCCGACGTTCAGGAGCTAACTCTGGAGCACATCCCGCTCGAGATCAAGTTACTACATGGGGCGTACAAGAAGTGTGTTCTTGGTTGGAGAATCTACAGCTGGGTGAATATACCGACAAGTTTATTTCCCACGATATACGAGGTAGGGAATTGTTATCACTAGCCCGTAGAGATCTCAAGGAGCTTGGTATTACTAAAGTAGGACATGTTAAGCGAATTTTACAAGCTATCAATGATCTGAATAATTAG
- the LOC143424654 gene encoding diacylglycerol kinase eta isoform X2, protein MSPKQQRARSRFKVITPFRSLVLCGESRQKMEDWLNALRAVTKNRSQTDSGIAEMLSGNHQWYATSHARPTYCNICRDALYGVTSHGLSCEICKYKVHKQCSIKAINNCKWTTLASIGKDIIEDQDGNITMPHQWMEGNLPVSSKCSVCDKTCGSVLRLQDWRCLWCRATVHTACRPAISVKCPLGPAKLSVVPPTALHSIGSDEAWEATRPTGCSPLLVFVNSKSGDNQGVKFLRRFKQLLNPAQVFDLIKGGPGPGLRLFRHFDPFRILVCSGDGSVGWVLSEIDRLGMHQCQVGVLPLGTGNDLARVLGWGSSCDDDAHLPQLLEKYEKAGTKMLDRWSIMTFERSISLPCHKTVLSRSNTTLKSNIAHQYENNVITHITNILQSDQENVVLSSIKILCGTVKDFATYIMENINSEDQEVKEKCKSLQKQLDLFLQILHKEEGFLTEHVEDDIDDIVLNTEISVLSDNYEKGVLEKPEKDITNLKKVQRRKQLIEKETVISRANSLKKTVRKLVEYSELVMDDQIDVNTKQDTKMANTNISIDDSTVLNSILKKYTSDKKQQLDIPGLKVDHVESLSVGPLIESVKSTDDSTCTSPTPNVASLSPIPDLRRDSQPEELLTLPAPDGFADSRRNSENLPQGPFNFHVPTTHFMFMDNEQEAETPVSNDQQISDSNAEVSSEFHVSVTRTTFDTSSPSEDGTTQDISSDIDSIQSPEHEQRLENRAKIETTRACIGSDVFDSEIRHIDSPDNSEMITSEIQNSESLMGQDLTSTMNGEEYDSVREYLENELENTDITNETAKRSFKRPTRNSTVVEIENKIKYKMGSSGQNVNEVNKIKDSQDGKASDLLSPVCCFTVSSDTTPTNEKPNNFPPTISVIINPPSPSMSIESQHDSDAEYKMSPYLRRHMGESMEKLSVELPESGFSPQATRRISSGSLLKASEVVSLAATAARFGGSNASLRHERIKSVDKTEDTKKLPIINPMVQLPMWPNISGGTGLISQALLANADALCAAVSPLMDPDETLMEGYFERCVMNNYFGIGIDAKISLDFHHKREEHPEKCRSRAKNYMWYGVLGSKQWLQKTYKNLEQRVQLECDGQRIPLPSLQGIVVLNIPSFMGGTNFWGGTKEGDLFLAPSFDDRILEVVAVFGSVQMAASRLINLQHHRIAQCQTVQINILGDEGVPIQVDGEAWIQPPGIIRIIHKNRMQMLYRNRALETSLKTWEEKQRNMLNAISQSASTLSNTQLQSQPKPVQVHSKPSHLNDEEMYILLGFIETVTTLVKWVKLLIISHPSLEPDLYQVAARTADALEQVHPDGKILQGTNLRPVVTELVSSARQLYEDSCELLRDKAYNLKLREDLENKLSFSLASMEQELKKCTFDEGGTGLVYFQHLPSDDQGDKKNRHRGLFWLKFRRSGANSGAHPARDQVTTWGVQEVCSWLENLQLGEYTDKFISHDIRGRELLSLARRDLKELGITKVGHVKRILQAINDLNN, encoded by the exons ATGTCACCAAAGCAACAGAGAGCCCGTTCTCGATTCAAG gtGATAACTCCATTTCGATCACTGGTTCTCTGTGGCGAAAGTAGACAAAAAATGGAAGATTGGTTGAACGCATTAAGGGCAGTAACAAAGAATCGTTCTCAAACAGACTCTGGAATTGCAGAAATGCTTAGCGGTAATCATCAATGGTATGCGACAAGTCATGCAAGACCAACTTACTGTAATATCTGTAGAGATGCTCTTTATG GTGTTACTTCTCATGGTTTGAGTTGTGAAATCTGTAAATATAAAGTTCACAAACAATGTAGCATAAAAGCAATAAATAATTGCAAATGGACCACATTGGCATCTATTGGCAAGGACATTATTGAAGACCAAGATGGG aacattactatGCCTCATCAATGGATGGAAGGCAATTTACCAGTATCCTCAAAATGTTCTGTATGTGACAAAACTTGTGGCTCTGTACTCAG GCTTCAGGATTGGAGATGTTTATGGTGCAGAGCCACAGTACACACAGCATGTAGACCTGCCATAAGTGTTAAATGTCCATTAGGACCAGCTAAATTGAGTGTAGTTCCTCCTACAGCACTGCATAGTATAG GTAGTGATGAAGCTTGGGAAGCTACTAGACCTACTGGGTGTAGCCCACTTTTAGTATTTGTAAATAGTAAATCTGGTGACAATCAAGGCGTTAAATTTCTTAGGAGATTTAAACAATTATTAAATCCAGCACAAGTATTTGATCTTATAAAAGGAGGACCTGGACCAGG GTTGAGATTGTTTCGTCATTTTGATCCATTTCGAATATTGGTATGCAGTGGAGATGGATCCGTTGGTTGGGTTCTTTCTGAAATTGATCGTTTAGGAATGCAT CAGTGTCAGGTTGGAGTCCTACCATTAGGAACAGGAAATGATCTAGCACGTGTATTAGGTTGGGGATCTTCTTGTGATGACGACGCTCATTTGCCTCAGTTATTAGAGAAGTACGAAAAAGCAGGCACAAAAATGCTTGATCGATGGAGTATTATGACTTTTGAACGTAGCATATCTTTGCCATGTCACAAAACTGTTTTAAGTCGCTCTAATACTACATTAAAATCCAACATTGCCCATCAATATGAGAATAATGTTATTACTCATATAACAAACATTTTACAATCGGATCAGGAAAATGTAGTTTTATCTAGTATTAA AATTTTATGTGGTACAGTAAAGGATTTTGCAACATATATAATGGAAAATATAAACTCAGAGGACCAAGAAGTGAAAGAAAAATGTAAAAGTCTTCAAAAACAGCTTGATTTGTTTTTACAAATATTGCATAAAGAAGAAGGATTTTTAACTGAGCACGTAGAAGATGATATTGATGATATTGTACTAAATACTGAAATTTCTGTTTTATCTGACAATTATGAAAAAGGAGTATTGGAAAAACCAGAAAAAGACATAACAAACTTAAAAAAGGTCCAAAGGAGGAAACAGCTTATTGAGAAAGAAACTGTAATATCAAG AGCAAACAGTTTGAAAAAAACAGTGAGAAAACTTGTGGAATATTCTGAACTAGTTATGGATGATCAGATTGATGTAAACACAAAACAGGATACTAAAATGGCAAATACTAATATTTCAATAGATGACAGTACTGTATTAAATTCAATATTAA AAAAATATACTTCAGATAAAAAGCAACAATTAGATATTCCTGGTTTAAAAGTGGACCACGTTGAAAGTTTATCTGTTGGACCATTAATAGAATCTGTGAAAAGTACAGATGATTCAACATGTACTAGCCCTACACCTAATGTAGCATCTCTAAGTCCTATACCTGATCTTAGAAGAGATTCTCAACCTGAAGAGTTACTAACATTACCTGCTCCTGATGGTTTTGCTGACAGTAGGCGAAACAGTGAAAATTTGCCACAAGG TCCATTTAACTTTCACGTGCCTACAACTCACTTTATGTTTATGGATAATGAGCAAGAAGCAGAGACTCCTGTATCTAATGACCAACAAATATCTGATTCTAATGCCGAAGTTTCTTCAGAATTTCATGTCAGTGTTACAAGGACTACATTCGATACGAGTTCACCTTCTGAAGATGGAACCACCCAAGATATCTCTTCTGATATAGATTCAATCCAATCACCAGAGCATGAACAAAGACTTGAAAATAGAGCTAAAATAGAAACAACTAGAG CATGTATAGGTAGTGATGTATTTGACTCTGAAATTAGACACATTGATTCTCCTGACAATTCAGAAATGATCACAAGTGAAATACAGAATTCTGAAAGTTTAATGGGACAAGATCTGACTAGTACAATGAATGGAGAAGAATATGATTCTGTAAGAGAGTATTTAGAAAATGAATTAGAAAATACTGATATTACTAATGAAACTGCTAAACGATCATTTAAAAGACCAACAAGAAATTCTACCGTTGTAGAGATTGaa AATAAAATCAAGTACAAAATGGGATCATCTggacagaatgtaaatgaagtTAATAAAATTAAAGATTCTCAGGATGGCAAAGCATCTGATTTGCTAAGTCCTGTATGTTGTTTTACCGTTTCTTCGGATACTACTCCAACAAATGAAAAGCCTAATAATTTTCCACCTACCATAAGTGTTATAATTAATCCCCCTAGTCCATCAATGTCGATTGAAAGCCAACATGATTCAGATGCAGAATATAAAATGAGTCCTTACTTAAGACGACACATGGGTGAAAGTATGGAAAAAT TAAGTGTAGAGCTACCGGAATCAGGTTTTTCTCCTCAAGCCACTCGTCGAATTAGCAGTGGAAGTTTGTTGAAAGCATCAGAAGTTGTTTCTTTAGCTGCTACAGCTGCAAGATTTGGCGGTTCTAATGCAAGTTTGCGTCATGAGAGAATAAAATCAGTGGACAAGACAGAAGATACCAAAAAACTTCCAATTATTAATCCAATGGTTCAGTTGCCCATGTGGCCAA ATATCAGTGGTGGAACAGGACTTATCAGTCAAGCTTTACTTGCAAATGCAGATGCACTTTGTGCTGCAGTATCACCATTAATGGACCCTGATGAAACTTTAAt GGAAGGTTACTTCGAACGCTGCGTTATGAATAATTATTTTGGAATTGGCATAGATGCAAAGATTAGTCTAGATTTTCATCATAAAAGAGAAGAACATCCCGAAAAATGTCGATCACGAGCGAAAAATTACATGTGGTACGGCGTATTAGGATCAAAACAGTGGTTACAAAAGACATATAAAAATCTTGAACAAAGAGTACAGTTAGAATGTGATGGTCAACGAATACCATTACCTTCTTTGCAGGGGATTGTTGTATTAAACATTCCAAG CTTTATGGGTGGTACAAATTTTTGGGGAGGCACAAAAGAAGGAGATTTGTTTTTAGCACCGTCATTCGACGATCGTATATTGGAAGTGGTAGCTGTGTTTGGTTCTGTTCAAATGGCTGCGTCGCGACTTATTAATCTACAACACCATAGAATTGCCCAATGTCAAACAGTTCAGATTAATATTTTGGGTGATGAAGGAGTACCTATACAAGTTGATGGTGAAGCTTGGATTCAACCACCTGGTATTATACGCATTATACACAAGAATCGTATGCAAATGCTCTACAGAAATAGG GCACTCGAAACATCGTTGAAGACATGGGAGGAAAAGCAACGCAATATGCTAAATGCAATATCTCAATCAGCGTCTACTTTAAGTAATACACAGTTGCAATCACAACCCAAACCTGTGCAGGTGCATAGTAAGCCATCACATTTGAACGATGAAGAGATGTATATTTTACTAGGATTTATTGAAACTGTTACAACTTTAGTCAAATGGGTTAAACTTCTTATTATATCACACCCAAGTTTGGAACCAGATTTGTATCAAGTTGCTGCACGAACAGCTGACGCACTTGAACAAGTTCATCCGGATGGAAAAATTTTACAAGGA ACCAATTTGAGACCAGTCGTGACAGAGCTGGTGTCCAGTGCAAGACAACTTTACGAAGACTCATGTGAATTACTTAGAGATAAAGCATATAACTTA AAGTTACGGGAAGACTTAGAAAATAAGTTATCTTTTTCATTGGCTAGTATGGAACAAGAATTAAAAAAATGCACATTTGATGAAGGAGGGACAGGTTTAGTATACTTCCAACATTTGCCATCAGATGATCAG GGAGATAAAAAGAATCGTCATAGAGGTTTATTCTGGTTAAAGTTCCGACGTTCAGGAGCTAACTCTGGAGCACATCCCGCTCGAGATCAAGTTACTACATGGGGCGTACAAGAAGTGTGTTCTTGGTTGGAGAATCTACAGCTGGGTGAATATACCGACAAGTTTATTTCCCACGATATACGAGGTAGGGAATTGTTATCACTAGCCCGTAGAGATCTCAAGGAGCTTGGTATTACTAAAGTAGGACATGTTAAGCGAATTTTACAAGCTATCAATGATCTGAATAATTAG